Genomic segment of Dromiciops gliroides isolate mDroGli1 chromosome 3, mDroGli1.pri, whole genome shotgun sequence:
TAAAAAGAGAATCAATGTTGTAAAAGAataaaggcaggggcagctaggtggcgcagtggatagagcaccggccctggagtcaggagtacctgagttcaagtccagcctcagacacttaacacttactagctgtgtgactctgggcaagtcacttaaccccaattgcctcactaaaaaaaacaaaaaaaaaaacaagaataaagacATTATCAGATAAGAATAGAGGTAGTATATAGTTTAGAGCCAAGAGTCAGTTCTTCCTGAACTTTCCCGATCCCCCAAACTGCTAATGCCTCCCCCAGCACCACCCCCTTGGAAAATCACCTTGGATTTATTTTGCCTATaccatggacttttttttttttttttttggaattacAAAGCTACTTTTAATACTCTGGGGTAAGCCCCATAGGAATAAAAAACACTGGGAGAGGGTAGCCCCCCTCACCCCCAGGAATGCCCTGGAGGAGAGCAAGGCTGCCTGGGGCAAAGGATGCACAGAGGGAACCCACTGCAGACACAGGGCGAAGGGAATGCCATCAGTTCTGGGACCTGTGAGCGCTACAGGAGGAGGCGAGAGCGTGACGGGACTGGCTCCAGGCACACGGTCGACCGGCAAGAGAGATGGGCATGAGCCATAGAGTTACTtgggctcttccttcttctcattggcctttttctgcttctgttgCATGATCTCCGAGTCCCTCTGCTTTCGGGCAGCGGCAGAGAGCCCGTCATCCCGGCGTTTTCCCTTGCCTGAGTTGCTTTGCTTTTTCATGTTCTTCTGGTGGGCAAGCTCACGCTGATTACCGTGGGTCATGGAGACGGCAGCAGCTCCGGCCTGACTTGGTGGCGTCCTACCATGGACTTttaagtaaatttctttttttaaaacatgaactTAATAATCATCAAAAAGCAAAAGCATTTTAATGAAGAGTTTCCATgagaaaatataaactcctattATGTCCAGTTcctttaagataaaaaaatttcTTCAAGTAGATATTTATAGATGTGCCTGGCTTTCTGGTTAGAAAGAATAAGTAGGGAAATGAAGACGCCatcagctgggggaggggggagtggccCGCAGGTGGGCTCCTCCCTTATCTGCCccctcaattcaataaatattaaccTCCTAGCAGGTGCCAGGAACCCCTCCAtaactcaccccccccccagcctcatGGTCTAAGATCTAAGGTCTCCCTCCTACCAACTGGATTACTTTGCCCTGAATATTTTTGGATGCCTGCCTAGAATGCCTCTTCATCGCTCACTCTCGAGTgccgccctgcccccccctcacacacacactcacactcacacacacacacacacacacacacacacacacacacacacacgagacaAGGGGTCATCCAGCCCCTGCTCAAGCAGACTCCCAGTGAAGGGGAGTCCACCACCAGCAGAGAGGAGGCCTTACCCCCCTTTGCACAGGCCTTAAATTGGGTTCTACTGCTTGCAGAAAATCAGAAACCTGGAAATGGACCCTGTTGTTTTAcaagtgaggagactgaggctgaaaaaATAACCTGAATCACACAGGATTCAAATTTGGGCCCAGTGGGTTACCACTTCTGCCCAGAGGCCTCCTAGTTCTTCCACCCTCTGGGTCCAAGCGAAAAATctagaatcaaaagacctgggttcaaatcccagctctgtcacttactcccTGGGTAATTCTGAGCAAGTAACCAAGACTTTctggcatcagtttccttatctgtcaaacgCAGGCATTCAACTTTGTTGTTattcggtcatttcagtcatgtctgactctctgtgaccccatttggggttttcttggcagagatactggagcactttgccatttccttctccagctcgttttataaacgcagaaactgaggcaaacagggtgaagtgacttgtccagggtcacacagctaggaagtgtctgaggacagatttgaactcatgtctaaTTCCTTTAACCAATCCTGTATGATGTGAAACCAAGGCCCTTCCTTCATCATCCCTGGTTGCCCTCTTCTGGGCATTTTCTAGCTTAACATCcttggcaaagatttttttcctccttttctaacACTCCTGGCATTTCTTTAAATGGTGACTAACTTCAGTTATCTGGACAGCTGGGCTATAAGGAGTAAGACGTTCCACAGTGATGAAGTCAGTCGGGGCACTGCCCAAGCTGCACCTACTCTGACGGTAACGCTCAACTCAGTACTCGGCATCTGCtatttttcatctcctttctcttGGGATAATATTGTTCCTGTTGCCTCCCAGGATAAATTATCTACCTCTGGAGAACAGAGAACAAGTACatgatttcatctgatcctcaaaacaacagtGTGAGGCAGATGCCactattttataagtgaggaaacttgCCTGGGTCCCACAgtgctggattcaaattcagggctTTTCCCGGATGACGGGGCCAGGGTTCCTTACTCTATACTCTATATCATGTTGCCTTTCCCAACCCAAGATGAAAGCTCAGGCTGGCATCAGAGATAACAAGAAGGGAAAAGGCAGGGAACCCTTTGCCAACACTGGGAATTTTAAACATTCAAAACCCAACCTTTCTAATCTACAAGCCTGGTGCAAAACTATGCGGTGTGAGCCTTCCCAGCCCTGCTGGAGCCGCTATCTCAGTCCCAGGGAGGCGGGCGGTGACCTCATTATTAGCTCAACTTCTCCAATGCATTCTCCACATCTCCCACATTCCAAGGGAAATGAACAGGCTGCCAGCCTTGGAACCTCCTAGGGTCAGTGAGCGGAAGACTGCCCAGGTGAGGCCCCCAATGCCAAGGGGATTGGGCAAGGCAGTTAAAGTACCCCAAGTGGGGGGTCAGGCAGACAgagagttccaaattctgcctctgacacctaatgtgtgaccctgggcaagtcctttatcAAACAGAGCCTTGGTTTCTCCAATCAGAATGAAGAGGTTGACCAAGGTGCCTTCTGGGGTCCCTTCAAGCACCAGATCAATTATTATCTTATGAACACACCAGACTCCAGCCGGCTCATACACTACTCTCTCACACCTCTGAGAATTCTCTAGGGTTCTGAGGTGCAAAAAAGATGCTAACTTGCATTAGTGGATGGAGTTTCCTCACCGGTAAGGACCTATCCCTATCCCTGGTCATTatctaaaacatttattttaaaagctgGGACtcttgtgtaaaaaaaaaagtgactaaactcCTCATACCTTTGatctcaaagacagaaaggtcctacataaaacaaaatattcatagtagcttttgttgctgttgttgttaataaaaacctggaaataaaGTGAGCTCAACAGCTAGGAAATaggtaaacaaattgtggtacatccAAGAACAGCTAGATGgaggcacagagtgctgggccaagagtcagaaatatctgagttcaaatccagtctcagacactcactacctgtgtatccctgggcaagtcacttacccggtttttgcctcagtttccttatctgtaaaatgggaataatagtagcacctagtccccagggttgtcatgaggatcaaatgaaatcatattttatagggcctggcacatagtaggtgctatatgttagctattattactactattaattACTTCTACTACTCCATtgtatgaaataataaatgagagattcagagaaacatggaaagggtAATATGATCTAAGACAGAGTACTGTAGATAGAAAAAGATCtgcaataacaataaaataaaactcaatgGAGTGTAATCGTAATGACCAAGCCTGGCCCTGAGAAGAGATGAAACAAcagccctccctcctcctctccttgcAGAGGCGGCCGGCTACTGGGATGGCGCGTTCTTTGTCATACAGGCTGACCAtgtgtttgttggtttggtttttttagtttttgttacCAGGTGGGTTGTCTGAGCAGGAAGGTCATTCTGAGAAATGAATACCATGTAAAACAAAAGCCTACAACTGCACCATTTTTCAGAATGAGAATTCTGAAAGGAAGCTAGCTAAACCCTCCACAAGGTCACTACCATTCTCTgaccagagaagaaaaataaaaagctccTCCCTACTTTCAGGAAAAAGGTGGGGGACTGACTATAGGCACTCAATGCTGTATATGTTGGCTGAGATGGGATACATTATATATCTGGGAATAACTAGAATGTCCAAATAAAAGTcattagattctaagctccttgagggcaaggaccatcattttatttgtatttatattcccagtgcacACAGTCGGTacttaatgtttactgactgactaaatAAACCCATGTAGAAGcaaaatttaaacaaaacaaaaaatgcacaATGCTGAGATTTCCATATCACACCATAAACTTTCATGAAAAATTTTGGTCAACTTTGTCATCAATGTTTTGACcgattcctctcttctccctgagACGGCTCCTACGCTAGAGTTCAACTACAAAAATGATGATcttaattctctttcttcccctttaggGATCCAAACAAGTGAACCGTACAGAGGTCACAAAAGCTTCCAAATCAAAAAGCATCCCTTAATTCGaagattattaaaaacaaatttaaaaggcATTTTTCCCAAATGTGGACGGACAAAACATCAGAGAATGACACTTGCTTCCTCCAAGAATAATATTGTCTCATTGagccaggaggaggaggatggctACTGACTAATTGTCTGCATTTTTCAAAGTCCAAGAGGCTATGTAAATAAGTCACTTTATGATGCCTGTCCCTGCCACCCCTCACAGGGAAGCACACAGAGTAAGGGAGGGAGCCATGCTGGGGATGTCAGTTTTTCCATTAGTGTGAAAGACACAACATCGTATTTGCCATCCCCCCACCAAAGGCAGAGCAGCATGTCAGCCCAGAGTTTGACTTTCCCCCTTCTTCAAACTGGACTgaattttctctttgttctgaGTCCCCAGGCACAATGTGAACCCAAAGCCATCCTTGTATATGGAGGAAGAGGCCCCACTCCAACAACTTAATTGGTATTCACATCAGAGATTAATCTCACATTAAGAAGTGGGGAGGTTGGGTGGGGGGCCCTAGGAAAAGGGTGGGAAGGGGTTTATTTAAAAGGCCTAAATGAATTCCAAGAGGAAATTCATGCCAGAGGGCAGTGGGGGTTGGACGGCAGCTTTCTAAAGGCCAGAACCCAGAAGAGAAAAAGCGATTaaggagaaatatttttattattccattCTGGCCAATTATTTCTATTTGCCTTCCAACACAACAGAAGTGTGGCAGATagggagggaatggaagggaagaaaggcCTCTCTTCAAAGACAGAAGCATGTGTTCCGGTCCTACTTAGCTTGATGACTGAGTAAATGACACCCTAGAGAATTGGAAAAGTTAATGCATTCCCCAAAAGGTGAATAACAGTAGTCCCCAGGCCCCAGTAAATCAAGCCTGCTAATGTAAGATCACATGAGACTCCACTAAAAGACAAACTCCGTTCCCCTCCTACTCTACCAATGGGAAGCCTAGACTATTCCAACACTTCAGCACTAAACAAGCTCAAAGCAAGACATCAATACTACATTCTAGGAGAATCACTAAAGCAGAGAGGGTCAGAGATTTTTGAGCTGGGAAAGAACTTGTGGGGGGAGAGGTCATCAAATACAACCCCCCTTATTTTGCCGAGCAGGCAGCTGGGTGGATAGAGCAAGTCAAGAAGGTCtgggttcggggcagctaggtggcgcagtggatagagcactggccctggattcaggagtacctgagttcaaatccggcctcagacacttaacacttactagctgtgtgaccctgggcaagtcacttaaccccaattgcctcactaaaaaaaaaaattaaatttaaaaaaaaaaaaaagaaggtctgGGTTCGAATCCAGACTCAGCTACagactagctaggtgaccctgggcaaatcatttcctctctgtCCTTAAAACGAGGCTAATAGCAACACCTACCTCCTAAGTTGCTGTGCAGCACAAATGAGGTGCTATGTGtaaaaagcttagcacagtgactggcacatagtaggtatttaatagatgcttattcccttccttcctttccccctccatacaaaggaggaaactgagggccaggaagGTTAATGATTTGCCAAGGCCATGCAGGTAAAAAGCATGAGGTGCAGGTTTTGAACCAATTTCAGCATGCACTTTATCAGCTAGGGAGCAGTGATGGAAGGTGACAGGGTAATGACTTTAGAggctagaagacctgggttcccatCCATGAAGAAACACTTATCAGAGGAGGCCTGCAAGAGTGGACCGATGTTGAAACCAAACTCTaaatggccctgggcaagtcacttcacctcttgtgcctcagtttcctcacctggaaaatggggataaaaaaatgCCACCTACAgggagaatcaagtgagataaagtctctaagcactttgcaaaccttaaaacaccaatGTCTATGCACGCCCTCACACCATTTCCTTCATCTTCATCAGTGGAACTCAGAGAGGAATAGACCTACAAATTAGGCATTctaatacaaagaatgaaacttcCCCAAaccttatattctatcagggaaaACAACATGAACCTAAATAGGCAGCTATATGTCCCAGCAGAGAGAGGGCtgggatggagtcaggaagacccgagttcaaattttgccaaagtcatttcacctcaggctcctcatctgtaaaatgggagctgCTAATAATCACACCTGTATCTCAAGGTTCTAGTGCggataaaaggaaagacaaaataaaagccattctgcGACTGCTCAAGGGTTCTATTATACTATATCATAAAGTGCTATGCTACCTGCTACTGCTAATATTATATTGGTATATAACGCATTTACCTGTCAATAGAGAAGCCAGCCTCAAAACTTActtagctgggtgatcctgggctgGTCACTTCaactcagccttagtttccccatttgtaaaaggggGCAATAGATTGTAAAATATGATAATAATGGTTGTAAAGAAAAGGCTTTGCGGGGGCAGCtaatgtggtgcagtagataaagcaccggccctggattcaggagtacctgagttcaaatccggcctcagacacttgacacttactagctgtgtgaccctgggcaagtcacttaacccccattgccccgccaaaaaaaaaaaagaaaaggctttgcaaactgtaaagacCTACTGAAGTGCTAGCTTTAATTATTACCTATTAGGAGACAGGAAATGAGCACAGCATAGACTCCCACATGTTTTTAGTTTCTTCTACTTTGGAGACTGGATTCAAAAGCAGCTTGGAGATGATGAGTATTTAGAATGCTGACATCTATTGAAAATGGTTTTCTTGGGAcagatagtggatagagtacaggccctggagtcaggaggacctgaattcaaatccagactcagactaGCTGtatcacaagtcacttaactccaattgcctcccccctcaaaagaaaggttttcttaagttttttatGGGTCATTATGATGAAAATAACAGTGAGGATTTGACATGAGCAACAGCGTGGTGTGGGATATAAAGAACTAGCCTCAGAGTCAGTCTGAACACAAACgataatacttactggctgtgtgaccctggagcaaGTCACATCCTCATCGGATGTGGGTGACAATAACTTACATAGCACTTTTCGgctatatttgtaaagcaaataatttgcaaatatgatttcattaacCTAATGAAAACTCcagaaagtgctattattatcatccccatttgtacagatgagaaaaccaaggcaagcaGAAAAGGCCAGgcaacagatttgaactcagccactgcaccaccacctagctgcctcttaatttCTCAGTCTGCTAGAAGATGCTATTCAGAGCCCATGCTCATCTGTACCGGGGAGGTGCCTCACCATGGAGCTTCCTACACAAATGAAATCTTGGATCCAGAGCCCCCCCCCCTTAATAATAATTGACAGGCGCCAGATCAAATATGCTAATTAGGTAGTCAGGTTGGGACTTGTGGCTGAGGTCTTCTGGTCCAAAatctgatgctttttttttaaactctgtcTCATGGGCTACGAAGGAGACATGGCCACAGACAGAATACTTCTGTTATCATTATGTTCCAAACTTAACAAACCCTTTTAAATAAGGTGAAGTTTGTGGCATTTTGTCCATTCCCTTAATTGCTGGAAAGCTGGTTTTTAAGTGGTTGTTCCTGTCCAGAATTGAATTATCACAAACAAGCCTGGATCTAGAAAAAGTGAAAATGCAACTGGTTGGCTCCCTCCTTTGCAAAGGAGGGAGCATATAGGTGTGGCATACCGCATAACATAATCAGTTAACATTGCCCAACtggtcttttccctctctttttattatttcttataaaggATGGCTTTCTGAGAGGAACAGGGAAGAAGGATATATTGAGAAAGCAGATGATATGAGAAAAGAAAgactgataaaaaagaaagaggaagataagCAAGCTCATGGGCaaaagaagaatcaagtccaGGTGAAGCTATGGCCAAGAGAGTTCAGGGGAAGACCGGTTCTAACCCTGTC
This window contains:
- the LOC122746958 gene encoding small EDRK-rich factor 2-like — protein: MTHGNQRELAHQKNMKKQSNSGKGKRRDDGLSAAARKQRDSEIMQQKQKKANEKKEEPK